In Gemmatimonadota bacterium, the genomic window ATCAGCATCCTCGGCCGCGGATCGGCTTTTGCCTCGGCCCAGACCTCATCTATCCACGCGCGCAGGACGCGGGCCCGCTCGGCGGGTTTGACGTCGGCCAGGTTGAGCGTGCGCGCACCGGGGATGTCGCCATACTCCGCCGGCGTGCGCTGCTCGACGATCAACAGTTGCACGCCGCGCAGTCGACGCGCCAGCAGCTTCAACAGGAAGCTTTTCCCCATGCCGACCTTCGCGACGACCACGCCGCCGAAGGACTCGAGCGACGGGTCGAACGGATCCAGTTTGACCAGCATGCCGCCCTCACGCGTGGTGCCCAGCTCGGCGCCGCCCGCGTGGTCGACCGTGCCCGGCTGCATGATCCACGTCGAGGCCACGCTGGCGCAGTCGAGTGTGTGCCACACGCTGAGCAGACGGCAGCGTCCCGTTGCCGACGTCGCCTCGAGGCCGACGTCCTGTTCGTACTTCGCCAACCGGACATCGCCCAGGACCAGGCCGATCTCGTGCCCGAGCGTCTGCACGCGCTGGCGTAACACGTCGCGAGTCGGCGCCCAGACCGTCAGGACCACGGCGACCTTGACCGGACGGTCGGTCCTGGCGATCAGCCGCTGGCGCGTGACCTCGGCGTCGCGCCGGCCGAGCTCGTTACCCGCGTCGTGCCGCAGGCCGTAGTCCGTCTGCCAGGATTGCTGCTTTTTCAGGAACCGCGCGATGCGCTGCGGGTCCTGCGGCATCACGTGAATCCCCACGTGCACCGGCAGATCGCTGGCGAGCGCCTGGCCGAGCCAACCGGGTGATACCTCGCGCGGCCAACGCCGTAGCACCAGCGTGGCGCACCATTCGTCACCCACCCGCACACAGTCGGGATAGATCGTGACCGGCCGTGTGTCGATCGGCAGCACGCCCGGTTCACAGCGCAACCCGACACCCTCGAGCGCGCGGGTGACGGTGCGTACGCGCCAGGCCAGCTCGACGTCGTCGGTGGCGCGCACCACGACCAACCAGCGTCGCTGCAACACCGGCGGTTGCGGCCAGTCGCGCACGTCGGACAACTCGTGCGCCTCGCCGATCACCTGGACGCGATGCGACAGGCCCATCAACACCCGCGCCAGCGACTCGGCCTCGTCGGCACGTTCCCGCGGCGAGGCCATGCCGTAGTTCACCGTAGGCGCCACTCGCAGCACCGCGATACGTACTGTCGCTGGCGCCGGCGCAGTCTTGCGCCGTGGCAGATGCCGTGCGATCCACGTCGTCGGCCAGGTCGCGACGCCGAAGTGATGCCACCAGGCCTGGACCCACTCGTGCGCGCGGCGCAGGCCGAGGCGTGAGCGAAAACTGGCAGCGAGCGCGCCCAGGTAGGGCACGTCCGTCACTGGTTCGCCGGTGAGCGTCCACACCACGGCGCCGAGCACGATCGGGATGCCGAGTGCGGCCAGACCGTGCAGCGATAACCACCAGGTGACGAGCCCCGCACCGAACAGCACGGCGATGTCCGCGAAGGCATCCTCACGCTCGAGCTCGGTGGGCACCACGAGCGTGGTCTGTGCGGCGGGGGCCTCGATCATGGCCGGGTCAGTGACCCAGGCCGACACTCCCCAGCGATTGCGCCAGGGTGAGCGCCAGGAGCATGACCGCGCCACCGACCAGCGCGGCAATAACGATGCTGCGACCAGCGCGATGATCGCCAATGGCCCACGTCGCGCCACCGGCGAAGAGCCCCGCCGCGACGATGGGCACGGCGAGCGTGTCGATGGCCGAGGTGATGATGCCCGTTACGAGCGTGCCGAGACTTCCAAACATGCGTGACCTCCTGTCGTGTTGTCAGGCCTGGGTCGGTGGCGAAGGAAGGCGCACCCGTCCGTACCCAGCCAGGTGCGCGCGCCAGTACGCGGTGTCCAGGGATGCCCAGCCGAGGGTGGGCTCAACGGCGCTCACCATGCGCCCGCCGCCCATGTAGATCCCGACGTGGGTGATGAAGTCAGGCGAGTCGTACGTCGCTTTGAAGAACACCA contains:
- a CDS encoding type IV secretory system conjugative DNA transfer family protein, producing the protein MIEAPAAQTTLVVPTELEREDAFADIAVLFGAGLVTWWLSLHGLAALGIPIVLGAVVWTLTGEPVTDVPYLGALAASFRSRLGLRRAHEWVQAWWHHFGVATWPTTWIARHLPRRKTAPAPATVRIAVLRVAPTVNYGMASPRERADEAESLARVLMGLSHRVQVIGEAHELSDVRDWPQPPVLQRRWLVVVRATDDVELAWRVRTVTRALEGVGLRCEPGVLPIDTRPVTIYPDCVRVGDEWCATLVLRRWPREVSPGWLGQALASDLPVHVGIHVMPQDPQRIARFLKKQQSWQTDYGLRHDAGNELGRRDAEVTRQRLIARTDRPVKVAVVLTVWAPTRDVLRQRVQTLGHEIGLVLGDVRLAKYEQDVGLEATSATGRCRLLSVWHTLDCASVASTWIMQPGTVDHAGGAELGTTREGGMLVKLDPFDPSLESFGGVVVAKVGMGKSFLLKLLARRLRGVQLLIVEQRTPAEYGDIPGARTLNLADVKPAERARVLRAWIDEVWAEAKADPRPRMLILDELWSLLRDPEVAELVEEIARIGRHHWLSLWIATQQVRELLKSGQAVLDNAAIRIYLRQHDRDLDDLAEAVGLPVPSRRFLRGAGRGQALLDCGGMLVPLDIQATPDEHREITTDPREKEALRRGSEHPGSLGSDRRNGHAADPVPTPA